The genomic region TCTTCCGTACGGTCGTCTCGACGGCAAGCGGCTGGATCCGGTACGTCCCCGCGTCCCAGCGGAGCAGCCCGATGCAGGCTCCCGAGGCCGCGATGGCGTCGCCAGTGAGCGGCCCGGCGGCCGGAACGCGGTCCGTGTCGACCGGCAGCGGGTGTCCGGCGACGGTGAACGTCAGCGCGTCGTCGTCCTGCTGGGTGGCGTAGCCCTCCAGGAACACGGGTACGGCGATACGCGCCGGGTGCCGGTCCAGCGGTGCGGTCGGTGCCTCGGTGGCGGTCGGCAGGGCGACACGGGCCGTGGCGAAGGCGTCGGCGGGCTCGCCCACGCGTGCGTGCCCGTCGTTCCAGACCAGGTCGCCCTCCGCGGTGACCGGCATGCCGGTGATCTCCATCGAACGGCCCTCGCTGACGGCTGCCAGGAGCGACATGTGCGGGCGGAGCAACTGCCAGAGGCCGGCTCCGACGACGGTGTCGGGCTTCGGCACCGACACCCCGGCACGCACCAGGCGGGAGGCGCCGCCGTCCGCGGGCTCGAACACCGCGTGGACCTGGGCCTGTACGGCGGTCGCGTGTTCCTGCACGTCGACGCCGAGGGGCAGGAGCCGGCCGGTGACCGTGCCGGTCAGCTGCACATCGGCCGCACCGGGCAGCGTCAGCAGCATCGCGCGCGACCACAGGTCGGCCCAGCGGCGGGCCGGGACGCGCTCCAGGGTCGCGCCCGGGCAGGACGCGGCGAGTTCGGCCGCGAAGCCGTCGAGGAGCGTCGCCAGGCGGCGCAGCGCCGGGTCGGGGAGCATCGCGGAGACGACCTGCGCCGACCCGGCGACCACGTCGTGGTCGATGCCCTGCCACCCGGAGCGCGCCAGGTCGCAGAGCCAGGAACGGGCTGCGGCGAGCAGGTTCACCGCCTGCCGCTCGCCGGGCGCGGGAAGCGGCTCCTCGTGGCGGGGGCGGCCCGTCGACTCCTCGACGCGGGTGGCCAGCGCGTCGTGGACGGAGCCGAGGAGCGCGGTGCGGGCGGCGGCGAGGGCGAGGAAGTGGTCCTCGCCCGCGGCTCCGGCGGCCGCTTTCTCGGCCGCCTCGGCGACCGTGGAGGCCAGCGGCGACCCCGCGACGGCGTGGGCGAGCTCGGTCAGGCCGGCGGCCTGGGCCGGCTGGGGACGGAGCAGGCCGGCGACGAGGGTCCGGTCGAAGGCGTCGACGGCCGCGAGGGCCTCGTCGAGCCCGGGGACGGTTTCGGCGAGCAGGTCGGCACGCATCACGCCACCGCCGTCCTGGTCGGCGGGAACCACTGCATCTCCGGCAACGGCGCCGTGGTCGGCGCGAGTTCCAGGTAGGCCAGGTGACGCAGGAACCGGCTGAAGACGGGCGCGGCGGCCGTGGTGTCCGCCTGCGGCGGACGTGCGTTGATCATCTCGGCGGTGATGGTGAACGCGCTCGGCTCCCCGGTCACGGCCTCGGTCCGCAGGTAGCGGGCGACGCGCTCGGCGCCGTACTGCAGCGCCGCCTCGGTGATCAGGGCCCTGATGTGATTGCAGAACGAGCCCCGCGCGCCACCGCAGGGCCGGTTGTTGTTGGTGCTGCAAGCGAACGCGTAGCTGCCGGCCGCCACCGACGAGACATAGACCCGCTCGATGTCCGAACCGCTGGACACCACGCCCTGCAAGCGTCCGTCGGCCAGCTCGACGAACGGGACTTTGGCGAGCTTGCGCGGCCGCGCGGGTGCCGTCACCCGCGCCGTGCTCGACCTCTCCCAATCTGACAACGCACCATCTCCTATGCACCAAGGGGGCGTCCGAGCCACATCGGCGGGACACCACTGAACATAGGTGCGACCACTGACAACGCGGTTCGCGGCGATCTCCGCTTCCGACGGAACCACCGGTGCCGGGCGCCCCCGCGGTGTTACCGTCGCGCCATGTCCAAGACGGAGATAGACCAGTTGACCGCGGAGTTCTTCGGTGCATTCGACAACACGGGCGGCCGGACCGCCGACGTCGCCCGGATTCGCCGGCTCGTCCTGCCCGGTGGCCTGATCGTCAATACCGGCCCGGATTTCGCGGCCTACACCGTGGACGAGTTCATCGAGCCCCGCGAGCGGCTGCTGGCCGACGGCCGGCTGGTCGAGTTCTCCGAGTGGGAGACCTCCGAACGGACGGAGATCGCGGGCGACATCGCCTCGCGCTTCGGCGAGTACCGCAAGTCCGGAATCCTGGACGGAAAGCCCTTCGAGGGCGGGGGCACCAAGACCATCCAGTTCGTCCGCTCCCCGGAGGGCTGGCGCATCACCGCGTTCGCCTGGTACGACCAACCCTGACACCAAGTGCGGGGCTCGGCCCGGACCCTGCGGGTCGTTCGCGATCACTCCTCTACTCTTGTGCCCGCCGGGTAGGCGATGGGCGAGCGGAACGGAGTGTGCGGTGCCGACGGGGGACGCGCAGGGCGGAGAACTGGTCGGCAAGGTCCTCGGAGGCCGCTACCGGGTGACCTCCATGATCGGGCGGGGCGGTATGGGAGTCGTCGCGCGGGCCGTTGACGAACTGCTCAACCGGGAAGTCGCCGTCAAGGTACTGCGGGCCTACACCGACGCGTCCGCCGCCGAACTGGCCGATCTGCGCGCCCGGATGCAGCGGGAGGCGCAGGCCGCCGCCCGGATCCGGCACCGCGGCGTCGTCACCGTGCACGACGTGACCCACGACGAGGGCCTGCCGGTCATCGTCATGGAACTCGTCGACGGGCCTTCGCTCGACGATGTCCTGGCGGAACGAGGAGCGCTGGCGCCGCACGAGGCCGCCGCGATCGGCGCCGAGCTGATGGACGCGCTCGACGCCGCGCACCGGGCCGGTGTGCTGCACCGGGACGTGAAGC from Streptomyces sp. NBC_00190 harbors:
- a CDS encoding DUF4440 domain-containing protein; this translates as MSKTEIDQLTAEFFGAFDNTGGRTADVARIRRLVLPGGLIVNTGPDFAAYTVDEFIEPRERLLADGRLVEFSEWETSERTEIAGDIASRFGEYRKSGILDGKPFEGGGTKTIQFVRSPEGWRITAFAWYDQP